A window of Desulfobulbus oralis genomic DNA:
AACCTTTGCCGCGCTCAGGCTCCGCATCACGGTTTCCGGCCGGGTGCCGGGCAGCCACAGCCTGGAGAGCGCAGACGAACATGCAAAAGCCGCCGCGCCGCCGGTCTTTGCCGCCAAAGCGGATGATCTGGCGGCCATCATCTTCACCACCGGATCGACCGGGCCGCCCAAGGGCGTGCACTACACCCACGGCATCTTCCACACTCAGCTTCAGCTCATCCACGACTATTTCGGCATTGGCGCCAGCGATACCGACCAGCCGGGCTTCACCCTCTTCGGCCTGTTCTCGACCGCGCTGGGCGCCCGGGCGGTGCTGCCCGACATGGACCCGACCCGGCCCGCACAGGTCAATCCCAAAAAATTCACGGCCAGCATTCTTGCCGAACAGGTGAACTATTCCTTTGGCTCGCCGGCCATCTGGCGGGTGGTCAGCCGCTACTGCCTGCGGCAGGGTATCAAACTGCCGCTGCACACCGTGCTCATGGCCGGGGCCCCGGTTTCCGGCGAACTGCTGGCCGACATGCAGCGGATTCTGCCGGAGGATGCCCGCATCTTCACCCCCTACGGCGCGACCGAGACCCTGCCCACGGCCTGCATCGAGGCCCGGGAAGTGGTGAACGAAACCTGGGCCGAAACCCGGAAAGGCCGCGGCTACTGCGTGGGCCGGGCGGTGCCGGGCATGAGCCTGCGCATCATGCGGCCAGGCGACGGCGGGCTGGCCAGCCTTGCCGAGGCCGAACTCCTGCCGCCGGGTGAAATCGGTGAAATCGTGGTGCACGGCCCGGTGGTGACCCCGGCCTATGACCACAGGCCGGAAGAGACCCGGCTCGCCAAGATTGCAGATCCGGACGGCACCCTCTGGCACCGCATGGGCGACATGGGCTATCTGGACGAACAGGGCCGGCTCTGGTTCTGCGGCCGCAAGGCCCACCGGGTGCTCACGGCGCATGGCCCCATGTATTCGGTCTGCTGCGAGGCCATCTTCAACGAACATCCGGCGGTCCGGCGCTCGGCGCTCGTGGGCCTGGGGCGGCCCGGTGCGCAGGAACCGGTCATCATTGTGGAACTGCAGGACCAGGGCCATGTGCCGGTCGGGCTGTGCGAACAGCTCCTGCAACTGGCCCGGGCCAACCCGCTGACCAGGGAGATCCACCAGGTGCTGCTGCATCCCGGCTTTCCGGTGGACATCCGCCACAATGCCAAAATCTTCAGGGAAAAGCTGGCGCTCTGGGCTGCGCAGCGGGTTTCGGAGGCAGGTCTTTCCGGAAAGCGGAGTGATCCGCATGGACGGCAGAGCGGCCAGAACCGGGCAGGGCTTTGACCGCCAGGGGAGGGATCAGGTGCACAGGCAGGAGCAGGACATGGACTGGCAGACCAGCTTTCCGGCACTGGCCAGGGAGAACATTCTGGTGACCGGGGGCGGCGGTTTTATCGGCGCGGCCCTGGTGCGGGCCCTGCTGCGGATAGGGGCAAAGGTCACCGTGCTGGGCCGCCATGCCTATCCGGAGCTGGCAGCCCTGGGCGCGAGCTGCCTGCAGGCGGACATTCGGGACGCGGCAGCGCTGCAAAAGGCCGCGGGAGGCGTTGGCTGCGTCTTCCACGTGGCGGCCAGGGCCGGCATCTGGGGACCCAGGGCCGAATACATGGCCATCAACCTGCAGGGCAGCAAGAACGTGCTTGCCGCCTGCCGGCGGGAGGGCGTGCCGGTGCTGGTGCATACCTCGACCCCGTCTGTGGTCTTTGACCGGAAGGACCTTGCCGGAGCGGACGAAGAGCAAGCCTATGCCACCCAGCCGCTCTGCGCCTATGCGGCCAGCAAGATTCCCGCGGAACAGGCGGTACTTGCGGCCAACGGGGCAAGCCTGAAGACTGCGGCCATCCGGCCCCATCTGGTCTGGGGCCCGGGCGACCGCAACCTCATTCCGCGGCTGGCGGCGCGGGCCCGGGCCGGGAAGCTGGCCGTGGTCGGCAGGGGCAGCAATATGGTGGACATCACCTATATCGACAACGCGGTGTACGCGCATCTGCTGGCGGGCCAGAACCTGCTCACCAGCGCCACGGCAGCGGGCCAGGCCTTTTTCATCGGTCAGGAGAAGCCGGTCAATCTGTGGCAGTGGATCAACGCGCTCCTCCTTCGCCTGCGCATACCGCAGGTGACGCGCCGGGTGCCGCTGCCGCTGGCCTACGGCGTGGGCGCTGTGCTGGAGCTGGCGTACACGCTGGCCAAAAGCCCGCAGGAGCCCGGCATGACCCGCTTCCTGGCCCTGCAGTTGGCCAGGTCGCACTGGTTTTCCCACGCCCGGGCCGAGCGTTTGCTGGGCTATCGCCCCCTGGTCGACACCGCCACCGGGGTGGAGCGTCTGCTCGCCTGGATGAGCGGAGAAGGCCTCGTCCCGCCCCGCTGATTTTTCTGTTTTTTATGGCTGCAAACGCGCCGAAACAGGTGGCCCTGGCCTTGAGTGGCGGCATGGATTCCGCCATGGCGGCCCGGCTGCTTCTGGATGCAGGCTGCCGCGTTACAGCCTTCCACATGCTGCTGCCGCTCGTGAACGCCAAAAGCGCCGCGAGTCAGGCCATCCGCATGGCCGAATCCCTTGGCATTCCGCTCCGCCTGCTCGACCTGCGCCGGGACTTTCAGGCGCGCATCATACGCAGCTTCACCGCGGCCTACCGCTCGGGACTGACCCCCAATCCCTGCATGCTCTGCAACCGGGAAATCAAGTTTGGTCTTTTGGCCGCAGCCATGCGGGCCGCAGGCGCCGACTATATCGCCACTGGCCACTATGCCCGTGTCCGGCAAGGGGTGGGGGGGCCTGTGCTCAGCCGCGGTCTGGATGTACGGAAAGATCAGAGCTATTTTCTGGCGCGGCTTTCGGACCGACAACTGGCCCGGGCGCTCCTGCCGCTGGGCGACGGACTGAAGCACGAGTTGCGGGCCCGGGGCCAGGCGCTGGGCCTGCCGTTGCCGGCAGGCGAGAGCCAGGATGTGTGCTTTCTGCACGGGGGGCTTGGGGCCTTTCTGGCGGCGCAGGGTTTTCGGGAGCAGCCCGGCGACATGGTGGATGCCTCCGGCCGGATTCTGGGCCGGCATTCGGGCGTGTGGCGCTACACCGTGGGCCAGCGCCGGGGCCTGAATCTGCCGGACGCCACGCCCTGGTATGTGCAGGCGATCGATGCGGCGCACAACCGGCTGATTCTGGGCAAGGAGGAGGAGCTCCGGCAGGCGGACTGCACGGTGCGCGCTCTGCACTGGCTCTCCGGACAGGAGCCGGAAATGCCCTGGCGCGGGCTGGTGCAGATTCGTTCCCGGCATCAGGCTGCCCCGGCCGAACTGCGCCCTGCAGACCACAACAGGGCAAGCCTCCACTTCGAGCAGCCGCAACGGGCCGTCACACCGGGACAGTTCGCCGTGTTTTACGAGGAAGACCGGGTTTTGGGCAGCGCGATCATCTGTGCGCGCAGGGCGGGGAAGAGCCAGGATAGCAAAGAATAGCTGCCTGCCGGCCACGAAGGGGCGGTCCGAAAGCCCAGGAACGCTCGAGGAAAAAGCGCAGTCTGACAAGGGCCCATCGCCTTGATGAACGGGCCCAGCTTGTGGTGCTGCTGATGGAACATGGCATCGGCGTTTATTGATCTACGCCTGGTTTTTTTGAAATTGATGAGGAATTCGTGGCAGGAGGAGAATCAAAAATGCATGAAAAAACCTTGGTGCACGGTGCGGTTGCGAAGCATCTTGGCGACGTAGCCGGGCAGCTTGCCGTATTTCTAGAAAGAGTTTTACCGCCGCTGTTTGACGACTGGTGGAACAAAGCGGTCGTAAACACCCTGTCGTTTCAGCAAAAGAGACGGTTGGAGCAACGCAACATCACGTCATTGGGTGATCTTGATCTTGCTGGACTTCTTCGGGTGCTGGACCAGAATTGGTATCAGATTTCCAACAGCCTCGATCTGACATCCGAAGCCCGGCACTTTGTCAAGGAAATGCAGACGGTCCGTAACCGTTGGGCACATCCTGACGCGAAAGGCCTCCCCATCGATGATATTTACCGAGACATGGACACCCTCCAACGGTTCGCGGTTGTCATCGGTGCGGACGAAAAGCTGATTCAAGATTTGCGCGCAACCAAAGCGTCCCTTCTCGCGGAGGAGTCTCAGCCACAACCTGACCCAGGCGCAGAGACGCCCTCCGCGCCTCCGGAAAGAAAAAATGATGCGGCTGAATTCGAACCGGGACAAATCGTCTTCATCAAATCAAATCCATCAAGCTGTGGTGCTGTGGTTGCTGTGCTGCCCGGCAGGCCTGAGAACCGATTCAAGGTTTTCATAGACGGGACAACCCAAACATTTTACGCGTCGCAATTACAAGCCAAAGACCAGCGTGAGGAAAAGGAAAACACCTTATCCTGCGACCAATTCCATGCCTATCTCACCGCGCTTCAGATAAGGTATCCGGGGCTCTCCACCCTCTACTCACTCAATGCCGCCCGTATCGACTTCATCCCCTATCAATTCAGGCCGGTGTTGCGGTTTATTCGGTCGGATCGTCCGCGCTTGCTCATTGCCGACGGCGTTGGTGTAGGTAAGACCATTGAAGCTGGTCTCATTCTGCGCGAGCTTCAGGCGCGCCGTGAGATACGTTCCGTGCTCATTGTTTGCCCACGTCCGCTGGTTACCGAGAAAAAGTGGCAGAAAGAAATGAAACGCTTCGAGGAGCGTTTTACCCATCTTGATGGCCCTACCTTGCGATATTGCATTAACGAGATGGATCTGGATGGTGTCTGGCCGGATCAACACCAGAAAAGCATCGTACCGTATTCCCTATTCGATGAATCGCTTCTGTATGGCTCGGCTCCCAAGGGAAAGGGGAAGCGAAAAAAAGGCCTGTTAGACCTTGATCCACCACCCCGTTTTG
This region includes:
- a CDS encoding fatty acid CoA ligase family protein; translation: MKSAGCNIAEVLVQAAQAKPEAVALVAREGRFGRRWRRCTFARLAARSQDFAGRLDACGIRRGQRVMLMLMPSIDFVALTFALFRLGAIIILIDPGMGWRNLLRCIKSVEPEALVGIRRAICFSRLFPRTFAALRLRITVSGRVPGSHSLESADEHAKAAAPPVFAAKADDLAAIIFTTGSTGPPKGVHYTHGIFHTQLQLIHDYFGIGASDTDQPGFTLFGLFSTALGARAVLPDMDPTRPAQVNPKKFTASILAEQVNYSFGSPAIWRVVSRYCLRQGIKLPLHTVLMAGAPVSGELLADMQRILPEDARIFTPYGATETLPTACIEAREVVNETWAETRKGRGYCVGRAVPGMSLRIMRPGDGGLASLAEAELLPPGEIGEIVVHGPVVTPAYDHRPEETRLAKIADPDGTLWHRMGDMGYLDEQGRLWFCGRKAHRVLTAHGPMYSVCCEAIFNEHPAVRRSALVGLGRPGAQEPVIIVELQDQGHVPVGLCEQLLQLARANPLTREIHQVLLHPGFPVDIRHNAKIFREKLALWAAQRVSEAGLSGKRSDPHGRQSGQNRAGL
- a CDS encoding NAD-dependent epimerase/dehydratase family protein, with amino-acid sequence MDGRAARTGQGFDRQGRDQVHRQEQDMDWQTSFPALARENILVTGGGGFIGAALVRALLRIGAKVTVLGRHAYPELAALGASCLQADIRDAAALQKAAGGVGCVFHVAARAGIWGPRAEYMAINLQGSKNVLAACRREGVPVLVHTSTPSVVFDRKDLAGADEEQAYATQPLCAYAASKIPAEQAVLAANGASLKTAAIRPHLVWGPGDRNLIPRLAARARAGKLAVVGRGSNMVDITYIDNAVYAHLLAGQNLLTSATAAGQAFFIGQEKPVNLWQWINALLLRLRIPQVTRRVPLPLAYGVGAVLELAYTLAKSPQEPGMTRFLALQLARSHWFSHARAERLLGYRPLVDTATGVERLLAWMSGEGLVPPR
- the mnmA gene encoding tRNA 2-thiouridine(34) synthase MnmA, whose protein sequence is MAANAPKQVALALSGGMDSAMAARLLLDAGCRVTAFHMLLPLVNAKSAASQAIRMAESLGIPLRLLDLRRDFQARIIRSFTAAYRSGLTPNPCMLCNREIKFGLLAAAMRAAGADYIATGHYARVRQGVGGPVLSRGLDVRKDQSYFLARLSDRQLARALLPLGDGLKHELRARGQALGLPLPAGESQDVCFLHGGLGAFLAAQGFREQPGDMVDASGRILGRHSGVWRYTVGQRRGLNLPDATPWYVQAIDAAHNRLILGKEEELRQADCTVRALHWLSGQEPEMPWRGLVQIRSRHQAAPAELRPADHNRASLHFEQPQRAVTPGQFAVFYEEDRVLGSAIICARRAGKSQDSKE